The DNA sequence ACGCTCGGTTTGAAGCTTTTGCGGCAGTGTAGTAGACGTTGAACAAATACCATGGTGTTTATGTTCGCTTCCTGTTAAAAGTTCGGAATAAAAGAGTCTACGAGTTCCATCTACACTGAGGTGTTACTTTGATTTCCTACTTTGAACTCGACTCTTGtgagggttttttgtttttgtaattacGAGGAAGTGAGATGTTTTTTGTTGCTCGTAAACTAACCTTCATTCCTTCGAAAttaaagttgttgtttttttttaacttaatagTCTGTGCACTGCCGCATTGTATATGAATTAGTATTGCAGCTGCACAGTTTGAGTTTCGGATTGTCTAAAAGGCGTTAAGAGAAACAAAGTTGGCTGTTTGCTAGCTAGTTCATTCATAATGTGAAGTGAAATGAGTCAATTCAGCAAGTAACAACGTAATATTTTATGCAGTATAAGACACGTTTTTCTTTGAACTTTTAAATTCCCTTAGAAATTGGAAATCGcttatatttactttaaaatgttagaTTTCACTGGAGTTATTGCCATATTACTTGAGTTGCTTCTTTGTATAGGTTTAGGTGTTCGCGCTTTTCATCATGGCTACCACATCACCTTTTAACCGTAAGTGATTACTTTTATCTTTGTGACATTGTTCCAAATGGACAATACTACCCATTACAGGAATATGCATTAAATTGGACAGTAAAAGACTTATAAAGCAACACCATGTGTGTTTCCATAGTACACTTTAGCATTTTAGCCATTGTTGTTCATTGCTCTACATTTAactagaaaaagaagaaattaagGGCAGTAATTCGATTACTGTGTCATAATGCCAGACTGATTATCCTGTACTAAAAATCCTTGTAATTCCAAATCTACACGTGCAGGTTCTTTATCATTGACATTTTACCCTTTCTCTTAAGTCACAGAAATGGTGCCAACAAATGTGGCCCCAAACCATAGAGATTCTACTGTGGTAGGAGGTGAGTTACTTCTCTGGACAAATGTCATGTTGAAGGCTGATTTGTATGTCTAATGAACATTTAACAATAAGCATTGAACATTTGAAATGCTTGTCTTCttacatttgtaaatttattaGGTATGTTTGGAATATCTTTAGTGGTTCCCCTGCAGCAGTGTCAGTTTTTAATCTTATCTAATCTAGTACTTCACACAGAAAATGGTCAGTTTACCAAAGTATGTAAGAATGAAAAAGGCAGCGAACTTGACATGCTCTGTTATAAATTAATTTGGCAGAAAGTTATGTTTCTCCATGTATTTTAACAGGATTTGTCTAACAGCTgttgtctatctctctcttttttttttaatccaaattgAGTAAATCCACAAAGTATCTGTATactttcagttcagtttttttGTATACCAATAGTTCTTTTGTtgcctctgtgtgtttgttttagtgGTGATTGTGCTGGTCTTGTGTACACTGGCTGGCTTGGCGTACCTGTTGTATCGCTACCTGTGTCACAACAAGGGCATCTACAGGACAACAGGAGAGGCTGGGCCAGGTGTGGACCCAGACCAAGGCTACCATGACACAGTCACTGAAAACAAGGAGTACTTCATTTAAAGTAATCCAGACTGCCATGGATGAGTTGGCAGTGAAGGTCATGTTGAATAGGTATTGACATTTAGATTTTTTGCTGAGAAGAGTGATGTGCTGTAGGAGCACAGCCACTGTGGAGACTGTGCGCTAACTAAGGTAATGATTAAGTTTGTGCTTTGGTGTTTTGGGGTTTTATTAATCTAATGATGCATATTGATGTATAAGAAGCAGGGTGAGTgggtcatatagtgtatcaaaCCTTGTTTCTCTGTGCAACAGATTTACATATGTACCTGACACCTTCTTTTGGTGGTGAGATGCAATGGAACTGCCACCTCTGTTAAATACACAAGTTAGTTGAATGACCATAACATGTTTGACCTACGAGCAATAATCCCGTTAATACACAATAATCCCGTTCTCAAATATGTTTCTGTTCACAAGGCGGGTGATGTTTGTTTATAAATGCTGGCATACCTGCTTTTCTTCTGTGGCTGACTCTACTTTCACACTAGCAAATGACTTGTGTTACTTGTAGTTTTTCTCTTGTGGGTGTATACTGACTGTTTAAATCccaactaattgcaggtaggaactaaagtttgAAGTGGGGAACTGAAGCAATGTCGGACTATGGAGGCATAGGACTGGTCTGAGCAAtcaatcgtttggatttgttacTTTACCGTGCCATAACTAAtctgcatagaattgagaaaatttaaattcaaattgtTACTTCCCACTGTGGATGAAATCACAGCTGTGTCTGCATATAGAAAATTACCTGTGCCTGCTGCTTTctcacactatatatatatatatgtgtgtgtgtgtgtgtgtatatatatatatatatatatatatatatatatatatatatatatatatatatatatatataattaatataaaatccTACACAGGGAGAGCCAGGAGCCTATCCCcagggactcggggcacaaggcagggcacaccctgaatggggtgccaacccatcgcagggcataattatgcgcacacacacacaccccaatcaCACATTGTGAtacctgtggaggttgttggtgatgtcgcTGACTgctgttttggggtttttcttcacaactCCCATAATGTTTGTGTCATTGACTGatgctgttttccttggctgacctgttcgatgtctggttgttagtacaccagtggtttttttttttttttttttttttttcccccctctccaGGACACTCCATAATGTTGTACTGGCTATGTCCAATGCTTGTGCTGTGGCTGTGATcgattttcccttttttctctgggcccaaaccaagagtagacattcagagctattaattgtttaaacaatcaatctaacagggcacaccagGACAcaaagaaacacctgtcagtcacatgttcacacatttttgatcatttgaaaaaaaaagggtgggttcaaacaaaaggtgcttAACACATCTATATCTacacatatacatttatataatatcaggaaatgaaagctgaaatcctgatctatcatatcatattcatcttttgatctcaaacccaaatgtcttcagtgtacagcaaaagaattggccttgccgttccagcAATTTCAAAGGggactgtgtgtgagagcaaACTGAGTATGAGAGCAAACATCCAGCCAAATAAAGTACATTGAGTACAACACAGTGGTGCTTATAACCACGTGTCACAACACACAACCAGACATACAAGGAATGGCAGCTTATGAGGTTTACCTAGGGTTAGGTGTGGCTACTGCATGTTCAACACAGGCTGCAAATATGAAGCTAGAATTAGaacatagaaaaatattaagttGTGCATCTTTTGCTTCATGTGCTCGGTTATGTTGTCGCCTAACCAAATCCAGCAACTATTATTACCACCAATACGCTAGATACTTActgattaaaagaaaacacaaaaaagggtATTTTGAGAAACCTTTTATTCTTTGCATGCTTAGGCTATCCCCttattttaaatgctgtttattaaaaatatttttaatcattatcatgtgAATAATCATTCACATGTCCAGCTTATATGACAACACTGTGCATtgagtatatttttattttcctttgtttGTAAATCACAAGCATTGGTGCTTAATGTCAATTTTTAGTTTTTCTGCAATCCCACTGTTAACTAATTCTGTAACTAATTTGAATTCTGTAACTAATATGATCAGATTAAAAGTTAAGTTCATGCTTTGTAATTAGTGTAACACGCATTCAGTGTATTGTTTACTACATAGACTCACCatacactttaataggaacaccagtacaccTGCCCATTTACGCagttatccaattagccaatcatgtggcagcagcacaatgcataaatatgtgcagatacaggtcaagagttctgtgagtggaaatgccttgttgatgagaggtcagaggaaaatggccagattggctCCAGCATCCAGGAAGGATTTAGTAActcaatcactctttacaaccgtggtgagcagaaaaacatatcagaatgcacaaaacatcaaaccttgaggtggatgggctacaacagcagaagacatcatcaggttccactcctgtcggacaagaacaagaatctgaggctatcgtGGGCACAGGcttactgaaactggacagttgaagactgagtttttttcttctttaatcttcaactatccagtttgggtgagcctgtgcccacaatagcctcagattcatgttcttggctgacacaagtggaacccaatgtggtcttctgctgttgtagcccatccacctcaaggtctgatgtgttgtgcattctgagatgcttttctgctagcatggttgtaaagagtgcccATTTGAATAACTATAGACTTAGGAGTCCGAGGActtagagagtcggacttgtaacccgaaggtcatggattcgagtctcaggtccggcagggattgtaggtggggggagtgaatgaccaacGCTCTCTTCAGCGctcaccctcaataccacgactgaggtgagacccttgagcaaggcaccgaacccccaactgctccccgggtgccgcagcaaaaacggctgcccactgctccgggtgtgtgtgcactcggatgggttaaatgcagagcacaaattccaagtatgggtcaccatacttggccacacgtcacttcacttcaaatcagtctggtcattctcttctgatctctctaaacaaggtgtttcagcctgcagaccctctgcacacaggatgttttttttgttcttcacaccattctgtgtaaactctagagactgttgtgtgtgaaattcccaggagatcagcagtatctgtaattctcaaaccagtccatctgataccaacaacaatgccatggttaaagtcactgagatcacatttttccccatactgatatttgatgtgaacattaactgaagctcctgacctgtatctgcatggatTTATGAATTGTGCAGCTGCCACAtatttggctgattggataactgcataaatgagcagttGTATAGGCATtactattaaagtggacagtgagtgaaTATTAGTGATATATTTTCTGCTGCCTCCATATACTTAAACAGAAAGTATTGATTTCTGCTGTCCTGAGAAGCATACAGCATATCACCTTTTCGATGAATATCAAATCATTGAGTCAAACATAACATTATAGAATTTCTGTGTAAATTTTCAAAATAGCCTTTATTGTTAATTagctttagtgtgtgtgtgtgtgtgtgtgtgtgtgtgtatatgtatgtatatatatatgtatatatatatatatatgtgtatatatatatgtgtgtgtgtatatatatatatatatatatatatatatatatatataaaaaacttaCTGgtaattttttatcttttaaaaatattaaatatgaccCACCTATTGGAAAAAAATCGTTGAACTCCAGTTGTTTACCAaaccttttatatttatatattagaaCCCATAAATGCACACTGCAAGTGGCTAGTATTGGGTAATGGTGATCTTAGTATACTACATAAATGCCTGTTTCCAATACTAATTATGATCACATGCAAATGGTCTGAAACTTTTGCCCTCTTTTAGGCTGTTTAAGTTTGAACTTCATTAAAATGATGTACATATCTGAGAGTAAAATCTTTGTGAACCTCTTCTGAATCTACTGTCGGATACCCAGTGGTGCTGCTGTTAAATGTAAGTTTTCAgggaaaaaactgaaatgaataacataAGACTAAACATGAGGGTCTGTATAATAAGCTAAATGAAAACAAGTTAATTACATACTTTAACAGGACAAGCAGCTGAACAGCTAGTGAAAATTAGAACTTTTTGTGCACAATACTGGTTTCCTGCTATAGATGCACAGTGATGTTCGATGTTCAATGTTCTGGGTGGTGTTAAAGGTCAGAACATTATGATGTATATGATGGAGAGttggtaaaaataaaatgatggcATTATAGAACAAAAGATAAAAAGTCCCTTTCTTGAGTTTAACACTGAAATTGAAAGGCACCACTCCCTATctgttagaattgtgtcaacccaacagagacaaacagatcagaaaacttaaaattaagaATTTGTATGTCTTTTCAGTGGAAGGCATGTATAATAAAACAACCTTGAAAAAGCATCCACACAACAAAATTTAATGACCGACACTGTATTTGCATGTATAAAGCATGACTACAAAAACCAAGTTCCAAAAAGTCTAATATTTCAGAGTTGGTTGACTGtgcacataaataaatgtgtgtagtATTTCTAAAAATTACTGcttcattaaaagaaaatagcTTTGATAAAAGTGCAAAAAGCATGTAGAACCATCATGATGCATCGATATGTATCTAtgtatcatttattaatttcattaatcaTATGTGCAGAATTATTCAGAGAAGAATTTCAAGTCACATTAAAAGCTTTTAGTGCATTCTAATCCAAATCTTTGGTACAACCAGCTCCTTGgttatacatttaaatgttcACTAGAAAAAGAAATTGCTTGATGTGCTTAAGTACAttcctgggggaaaaaaaagtcttgatTAACCCCTAAACATAAAaaatttctaattaattaaactaTGAGAATGATGCTAAAGAAAGTAGTGTGTGAAGCACAAACCCTTTGTGAAAACTGTTGTAAACTCTTGTTTCACTAAACTAAAATTAAACAGCATTATATACAGTTCTGGGTATCCGACATGATGTGGAAATAAAAAGCCAACCAGTGTTCTGAATCAAATATGAGGGCGtatttactgcattttaatctgtaaatgttaaagttGCGGTGCTCAATTTTGACACCCAATTATATTTATCTAATCTTTCCCAAAAGTGCAGTACAGTACTCTGTTGTAATTAGAATGTgtaaaatattctatataacTAACGTTATtgtatgtaattaaataaatatattatgagAAGCCATTTTACTgggtaaaatgtaaataatgtaaataaatgatagTAGGGCAGAGCTAACAAATACAGTAGTAGTAAGGGTGTGTTGGTTGAACATCATGAAAATCAAacaacatttatcatttatctgCCACATAGATAGAAATTAGCTAAAGATAAATGTTATTCTGTTTTCCAATCATAAATAAACATGGTCTAAAAGTAGGAGTATAATCTATCAtgtattttaaaactgaaagaCATCAACAAAGTACTGTACTGTTAGTGGGAACTATAAAACATTACATTCTGTTGTATCACTATCATGGCATAGCCAAAGTGCCCCTGGTGAGGCAGGAGAGAGGGGAAGAAAGAGAACACCAGACAAGGGGAAAGGTCAAGGTCCAATCTGGTCCTTCTCACTGTTACCAAATAGTGTAACCCCCTCCTGAACCACCCATGAAGAAGTTGCTCTTGCGTTGTGTCATCACCACATTTGCACCCTGCATTGCTGCCAGCTGTGCTGCATTTGGAGCATGTCCAGGAGGAGGGGGCTGTTTTGATTGGAACAAGCAAATGAGGTACCATTATGGCTTTATAAACCAGCATTTATAAAAGTTATGGATAATTATAAACAGTGCTTAGACACAGAATTCATGAAAGAACCAAAGTGTTACATTAAGCCCACCCTGGAACATTCTGTAGTTTTTTGCATTACACAGTTAATGTACTATGTGAAAAAATTTTACATAaccatcatttatttataattgcaaaCATGATGCAATGtggttttcattttcttatGAGAAATTTATTTAGTGGGCATACTCACAGGTATGGAAGCAGTGCTACCAGGGCCAAATCGAGCTCCAGCATCAAATCCCCCTTCCACTAGGACTGTGGAGCCTGGAGGATACACAGGTCCCATGGGGTAGTAACCCATGGGAACATTAGGGGTCATTGCACCAACAGGCACAGTCTGGGGCATGGGCACAAACATTTGAGTTGCAgggtatgcagtggttattgGAGGTAGCTGCCCAGTAACCTGGGGTGGGTGCATATACCTTGGCTGATAGATCTGTAGAGGAAAAAGGAAGATGCCAGGTTCACAATTAAACTATTTATTCAAATGACTCCTACACCCTAAGAGTTAAGTAGTATAAAAACATTGCACTTCACCATAATTACGGATTGCAATGTTTGCAGTTTCACAGATGACAATAAATGAGCACGCAAGTATTAATCAGTTAGGGAAAGTTATGGATAATTATAAACAGTGCTTAGACACAGAATTCATGAAAGAACCAAAGTATTCATGAAAGAACCAAAGTATTACTACTCCTAGCTGTCAGTATTTTATCTGTGTACTTTATCTCTTACAActgatgttttttattatgCTTAAATTTTAAGCACATTCTTATTTAAGAAATAGGCCTAGTCTTACTAGATTTTAGCACCTAGGACAATATAAGCTAAGTATACAATGTTATTTACCCAATGAACACCTACACATGTTATCTAATTTGGCTATGATTGTACCtttatgcctctgccactaggtggcattatgtttttgggttgcCCGTCGGTCCACATGTCCAAGATTCTCGTTAAAGCTATATCTCAAGAACAATTAGGTgcatgtttgtaggatttatatggaatcatcactgtaaccagcagatcaactgattagattttggaattgatccaaacaagatcacagcaaggtcaaatgtctgaaaaaggttttcttcaatagcttccttcctgtttgtcatacagaAATGTTACTTAAATGCTGACGTTCAGAAACTCAAGGCCCATTTTCAGCTATCTAAGATTTTTACCATCCGTCTCTCCTTCAGTCAATGTGAGAGTCTTGTTAATGtgatctcaagaacaagtggttaATGTTTGTAGTGTCTATTTTGAATGGTGATTGTAAcaagcagatgaactgattagattttggaattaatCCAAAGGTCAAGCCTTAGATCTGTCAAGCCATCCAGTTcagatgtctgaaatagtttttccttcctccctttttgaaatattgtttaagggtatttcaggcatacaatTTTGTAACAAGAACTAGACTTGGTGGTGGTGGAAGCATCCCCATCTATGCCACTGGTGTACAGTTCTGCTTGTTTCTTACCTCAGAATAGGCAGGAGGGGCATCTGTGTATGGGGGTACCTGGGGTGGTGGCACTTGCATAGCAGGAGGGTATATGGGTGCTGTGCTCTGCTGAGGATACACAGCCTGTTGTGGATATGACCCTGCATGGATACAGTCAGGCATGGATTTTAGTAACAGCAGACACCACAATTCTGTGCTGTATTGAAGACATTtgattgataataataattatattatatttaataaattgtaaattaaaaagtgGGATAAAAGCTATACTAGAAGCTGTCTAAATCTGTGTTGACCATGCCAGCTTGAGCACTGAACATATGCATGGACTGAGAGACCTGGTAAGATAAGTGGCTATGCTTGTGGAA is a window from the Pangasianodon hypophthalmus isolate fPanHyp1 chromosome 16, fPanHyp1.pri, whole genome shotgun sequence genome containing:
- the dazap2 gene encoding DAZ-associated protein 2; its protein translation is MNNKGSYPQQAVYPQQSTAPIYPPAMQVPPPQVPPYTDAPPAYSEIYQPRYMHPPQVTGQLPPITTAYPATQMFVPMPQTVPVGAMTPNVPMGYYPMGPVYPPGSTVLVEGGFDAGARFGPGSTASIPPPPPGHAPNAAQLAAMQGANVVMTQRKSNFFMGGSGGGYTIW